A single Rattus norvegicus strain BN/NHsdMcwi chromosome 5, GRCr8, whole genome shotgun sequence DNA region contains:
- the Penk gene encoding proenkephalin-A isoform X1, with protein sequence MAQFLRLCIWLLALGSCLLATVQADCSQDCAKCSYRLVRPGDINFLACTLECEGQLPSFKIWETCKDLLQVSKPEFPWDNIDMYKDSSKQDESHLLAKKYGGFMKRYGGFMKKMDELYPVEPEEEANGGEILAKRYGGFMKKDADEGDTLANSSDLLKELLGTGDNRAKDSHQQESTNNDEDSTSKRYGGFMRGLKRSPQLEDEAKELQKRYGGFMRRVGRPEWWMDYQKRYGGFLKRFAESLPSDEEGESYSKEVPEMEKRYGGFMRF encoded by the exons ATGGCGCAGTTCCTGAGACTTTGCATCTGGCTGCTAGCGCTTGGGTCCTGCCTCCTGGCTACAGTGCAGGCAGACTGCAGCCAGGACTGCGCTAAATGCAGCTACCGCCTGGTACGTCCCGGCGACATCAACTTCCTG GCATGCACACTCGAATGTGAAGGGCAGCTGCCTTCTTTCAAAATCTGGGAGACCTGCAAGGATCTCCTGCAGGTGTCCAAGCCCGAGTTCCCTTGGGATAACATCGACATGTACAAAGACAGCAGCAAACAGGATGAGAGCCACTTGCTAGCCAAGAAGTATGGAGGGTTCATGAAACGGTATGGAGGCTTCATGAAGAAGATGGATGAGCTTTACCCCGTGGAGCCAGAAGAAGAGGCCAATGGAGGCGAGATCCTTGCCAAGAGGTATGGCGGTTTCATGAAGAAGGATGCAGATGAGGGAGACACCTTGGCCAACTCCTCCGACCTGCTGAAAGAGCTACTGGGAACAGGAGACAACCGTGCGAAAGATAGCCACCAACAGGAAAGCACCAACAATGATGAAGACAGCACGAGCAAGAGGTATGGGGGCTTCATGAGAGGCCTCAAAAGAAGCCCCCAGCTGGAAGACGAAGCAAAGGAGCTGCAGAAGCGCTATGGGGGCTTCATGAGAAGGGTCGGGCGCCCCGAGTGGTGGATGGACTATCAGAAGAGATACGGAGGCTTCCTGAAGCGCTTTGCTGAGTCTCTACCCTCGGATGAAGAAGGCGAAAGTTACTCTAAAGAAGTTCCCGAGATGGAAAAAAGATACGGAGGCTTTATGCGGTTTTGA